A window of Corythoichthys intestinalis isolate RoL2023-P3 chromosome 14, ASM3026506v1, whole genome shotgun sequence contains these coding sequences:
- the LOC130929546 gene encoding uncharacterized protein LOC130929546, whose protein sequence is MGRTSRTRVTGCIIYATQPWQKTSSSRNGKDIVRRVRLGVVVVGRTRHGVVGRTRNGVVGRTRNEVVGRTRNGVVGRTRNGVVVVVCWRNSVGVVVVCWRSSVGVVVVCWWNSVGVVVVCWRDSSGAVVCWRDSSGAVVCWRDSSGAVVCWRDSSGAVVCWRDSSGAVVCWRDSSGVAGVCWRDSSGVAGVCWRDSSVVAGVNRSSRRGHLTARSQHGHLTTGNRRGHLTAGSRRGHLTAGSRRGNLTAWSRRGNLTAWSRRRNLTAGSRRGQRTAGSRRGSTLSAWTSTPRLPDDVLWQTGWHITW, encoded by the coding sequence ATGGGGCGGACTTCCAGGACGAGGGTAACTGGCTGCATCATTTATGCCACCCAGCcatggcagaaaacaagcagcagCAGGAACGGCAAAGACATCGTGCGGCGGGTCAGgctcggagtcgtcgtcgtcggtCGGACCAGGCACGGAGTCGTCGgtcggaccaggaacggagttgTCGGTCGGACCAGGAACGAAGTCGTCGgtcggaccaggaacggagtcgtcggtcggaccaggaacggagtcgtcgtcgtcgtctgctggcggaacagcgtcggagtcgtcgtcgtctgctggcggagcagcgtcggagtcgtcgtcgtctgctggtggAACAgcgtcggagtcgtcgtcgtctgttggcgtgacagcagcggagccgtcgtctgctggcgtgacagcagcggagccgtcgtctgctggcgtgacagcagcggagccgtcgtctgctggcgtgacagcagcggagccgtcgtctgctggcgtgacagcagcggagccgttgtctgctggcgtgacagcagcggagtcgcaggagtctgctggcgtgacagtagcggggtcgcaggagtctgctggcgggacagcagcgtggtcgcaGGAGTAAACAGGAgcagtcggcgcgggcacttgactgcgagGAGTCAGCACGGGCACTTGACCACGGGTAaccggcgcgggcacttgactgcggggagccggcgcggtcacttgactgcggggagccggcgcgggaacttgactgcgtggagccggcgcgggaacttgactgcgtggagccggcgcaggaacttgactgcggggagccggcgcgggcagcggactgcggggagccggcgcgggtccACGCTGTCGGCGTGGACGAGCACGCCGAGGCTTCCGGACGATGTTCTGTGGCAGACTGGGTGGCACATTACGTGGTGA